ACTCTATGTCATTAATTGTGGTAGGCACCATGGCGTACGACGCCCTTGAAACGCCCTTCGGAAAAGTAGACAAAATTGTAGGCGGAAGCGCCACATACGCAGCCTATGCCGCTGCCAACTTTGTACAGCCCGTGCAGCAAATCAGCATTGTGGGCAATGATTTTGAAGAAGCCATTCTCGACGACCTGCACAGCCGCGGTGTACAAACCGACGGTGTAGAAAAAGTGGCCGACAAGCCTTCTTTCTTTTGGAGCGGTCGCTACCACCTCGACATGAACAGCCGCGACACGCTGGTAACAGACCTGAACGTGCTGGCCGATTTTAACCCGCAGGTGCCCGAATCGTATCAGGGCAGCGAGTTTTTGCTGCTGGGCAACCTGATGCCCAAGCTGCAAAAGCAAGTGATAGACCAACTGACTACCCGCCCCAAACTCATTGTGCTCGACACCATGAACTTTTGGATGGATACCGCTTGGGACGATTTGATGGTAAACTTGAAATTGGTAGACGTACTGCTGGTAAATGACAGCGAAGCCCGCCAGCTTACCAATGAGTTTAGCCTGGTAAAAGCGGCCCGCAAAATCATGGACATGGGTCCGAAATACCTCATCATTAAGAAGGGCGAACATGGAGCTTTGCTCTTCCACGAAGACCATGTGTTTTTTGCACCGGCGCTGCCGCTGGAAGATGTGTTTGACCCCACTGGTGCCGGCGACACATTTGCCGGTGGCTTTATGGGCTGGCTAGCCAAAACCGGCGACATCAGCTTCCAAAATATGAAGACCGCTATCATCGTGGGTTCGGCCATGGCTTCTTTCTGCGTAGAAAAGTTTGGCCCCCAACGCATGCAGGAACTCACCAAAGCAGAAATTGATGCCCGCATTCAGCAGTTTGTGAATTTGGTGCAGTTTGATATTGAGCTGGTGTAGGAGGAGTTGATTGGTTAATGAGTTGATTGGTTAACTGGTTAACGAGTGATTGGTAAAACTCCTCTGTGCAACTTAGTGAATGCTTTGCGTCTTAGTGGTTCAAAAAAATGAATAGGCGAGTATTCGACAATATAAAAGAGAGCAGCTATTGATGGCTGCTCTCTTCTTTTATATTCATTTCCAATGTTGGTCAGCGACCAACATTGGAAATGAAACATTCTATAACAAAGCTGCTAACACTTCATCATATTCTAATTCTTTGGCGGCCATCATCGGAGTTTTATTAACCTTATTTGCATGATTGGGATTAGCCCCTGCATTGATAAATAGTGTAACGATTTCGACATGGGTACCAAAACCTTTATCACTCATTACGGCTGTCCATAAAGGTTCATTGCCAAATGAATCGGCAATGCTTAAGTCCCCTCCTTGCTCAATAATGAATTTTGCGATTTCATGTTTATTGTAAAAGGCACAATAGTGCAAAGCTGTTTGCCCTTTACTGTCTTGTAGATTGACATCACAACCTGCTTCAATAATCATTATTGCGATCTCATCATCGCTTTTTGAAAGTGCAAGGTGTAATGCACTGTAGCCATAATTATCTACCCAAGCTTCTATTCCCCTCGAAATCGCATTTTTTAAACCCGGTTTGTCTTTTTTTTCGATTAAGTCAAAAATCATAGAACTTGTATTGGATTATTCAATGTTTTAGTAAAAGGTTCATCAATTATTTAGCTGCCCTCGCAGGTGGCTCAAAATGTTTTGATACATTTTTTCAATCAGGCGTTGCTCCATCAGTTCTTCATCGCGGTTGTTGCTGTTGCGGGGCGCATTTATCAGTTCCCAATCCTGGTTGCTGAGAGCACCGGCATCGCCTTTGTAAGTAGCCCAGCTGGTTTTAAACGAGTAGTTCTCGTGGAAGCTGCGGTTGCTGATGCGTTCGTTGTTATCATCGTCCATAATGCGGAGCTCCAGTCTGCCAGTAGCTGTGTACGTTACTTCTGTAACAGTTAAAGTAGCAGTCAGTTTTTTATAGATGGGCCGACCAGCGGTATCCTTACCAATTTCTGCTTGTTTTTCAACGGTGCGGTCGTAGCGGTTGCTGCGGGGATTGTCCATTTGCAACTGCGTCCACACAGGTTGCATGGTCCAATTGGGGCGAACGTTTTGCCGCTGCACATCCCAGCTATTGTACACCCGGTACCAGCCGCCACTGTTGTAGCTACCGCCTAAATCATTTACCAGTTGCTCACTCAGGCGGGGTGTGCTGCCCATATTGTTGTTGCCAAAATTGTTATTGCCATAGCGGTTGTTGTAGTAAAATCCTTCTGCACTCAGCGGGAGTATCACAGCGTTTATGATGCCTTGCTCTTTGGCTTGGCGCATGAGTTGGCGGGTGTTTTTATAATCGGGCATCCACTGCTGTACTTTGGTGAGTGAGCGGTAGGCACGGCGGGCACTGCGCCAGTTGTTGTCATCCATCCACTCCGCAGCCTGCTCGTAATAGCCGCTCACCAATTCGAGTTTTGTTTTTTCAATTTCAGCACCCACAGTGCCGGGCTTCAGCAGGTTGCTCACGGTGCTGTAACCACGAATGCGATCATAAAACGATTGCAGATTGATGTAGTAGCCCAGCAAAGATTCTTTGCCTTCTAAAGTGCTGCTGTATTGGTACTGTGTAATGCCTGCCTGGTATTGGTTGTGCAGATAATCGTAGGCAAATTTTACCTGATCGGCAATGTATTTATCCGAGGGGTTGGCGCTGTATTCCCGAATCAGTTTTTCGAGTTTTTTCTCGGTGATGTTTTTGTCTTCGTAAATGCTTTTGCTGCCGCCGCAGGCCATCAGCAAAGTGGCAAACAAGAGGGTGTAAATAATTTTCATGCAGGTAGTTTTTTGAAAGACGCAACAATGCCGCGGTTGTTAGTTACGGCCTTGTTAAGGATGTGCCTACGTTACAAATTTGGCTAGAATTTTTTGGCAATGGTCACTGTGTTTTTAAACACTTGGCGCTGGCCTTGCAGATTGAATATTTCTGTAAAAATAATGTAGGTGCCCACGGGTACTTTTTGCAGCTTGTCATTCAATCCATCCCAACGAAAATTGCCGCTAATGCCGCAGGTGGCATTGCGCTGCAGCACTTTTACAGGCCGGCCCGCAGCATCCATAATGGTAATGTTGGCCACATAACCCGGCTGTGCAAACTGATATTGAATCAATGCAAAATCTTCGAAGCCATCATTGTCGGGGCTAAAAATGCCGGGTTGAATGCTGATGCTGGCCGTGTTGGCTACGGCTGTTTTTTGTTGGCTGTTAGCAGCAGTAGGCGTGCCATAGCCCACCGTTTTGGCAGCACTCGTCCAGTTGTCTTTTTTGTTGGAAGTGGCATTGGCATCAATGCGTTCCAGTGCAATGCCTTCTTTGTTGTTGATGAGGGCAAAATGCCAGTTGTCGTCGTAGGTTACTTCATCCAGTATGCGGCCGGCGTTGTTCAGCAACAGCACCGTGCCTTTGTCATCGGGATAGGAAGGCATGCTGCCCGCAATTTTTACAGAGAGGCCCGGCTTCATCACCGTGTATTGTTGTGCTACAGTGGCGGGGTCAGCACTCACCACCAAATACTCCTGCGGAAACAATGGAAAATTATCAGTGAGGATGCTACCGAAAGTACCAATGCTGCCATTGCTGCTACGGTTGGCCAGCACCAATTGCTGCACGTTAATAATCTTGTTGCTGCGGTTGTAGAGCTCTATATAATCTACGCCCTGCGGGTTAGGGGTTGAAAAGGATTTCATTCACCACCACATCGTTGCTGTCGGCAGTGCTAAAGCTGCCCAGCTTCACCCGGCTGAAATTATTATTTACCGCATTGCCGCTGCAATCAGTTACGTTGTTGGCATCTACGGTGTAAATGGTATTGCCCATCAACGGAGCAC
The Phnomibacter ginsenosidimutans genome window above contains:
- a CDS encoding ankyrin repeat domain-containing protein, whose translation is MIFDLIEKKDKPGLKNAISRGIEAWVDNYGYSALHLALSKSDDEIAIMIIEAGCDVNLQDSKGQTALHYCAFYNKHEIAKFIIEQGGDLSIADSFGNEPLWTAVMSDKGFGTHVEIVTLFINAGANPNHANKVNKTPMMAAKELEYDEVLAALL
- a CDS encoding PfkB family carbohydrate kinase, producing MSLIVVGTMAYDALETPFGKVDKIVGGSATYAAYAAANFVQPVQQISIVGNDFEEAILDDLHSRGVQTDGVEKVADKPSFFWSGRYHLDMNSRDTLVTDLNVLADFNPQVPESYQGSEFLLLGNLMPKLQKQVIDQLTTRPKLIVLDTMNFWMDTAWDDLMVNLKLVDVLLVNDSEARQLTNEFSLVKAARKIMDMGPKYLIIKKGEHGALLFHEDHVFFAPALPLEDVFDPTGAGDTFAGGFMGWLAKTGDISFQNMKTAIIVGSAMASFCVEKFGPQRMQELTKAEIDARIQQFVNLVQFDIELV